A genomic region of Lagenorhynchus albirostris chromosome 18, mLagAlb1.1, whole genome shotgun sequence contains the following coding sequences:
- the LOC132508528 gene encoding LOW QUALITY PROTEIN: 2-iminobutanoate/2-iminopropanoate deaminase-like (The sequence of the model RefSeq protein was modified relative to this genomic sequence to represent the inferred CDS: substituted 1 base at 1 genomic stop codon): MSSLIRKVISTAKAPAAIGPYSQAVLVDRTIYISGQLGMDPASGQLVPGGVAEEAKQALTNMGEILKAAGCDFTNVIRTAVLLADINDFNTVNDIYKQYFXSSFPARAAYQVAALPKGGRVEIEAVAVQGPLVTASL, translated from the coding sequence ATGTCGTCTTTGATCAGAAAGGTGATCAGCACCGCGAAAGCCCCAGCGGCCATTGGTCCCTACAGTCAGGCTGTGTTAGTCGACAGGACCATTTACATTTCAGGACAGCTAGGCATGGATCCTGCAAGTGGACAACTTGTGCCAGGAGGGGTGGCAGAAGAGGCTAAACAAGCTCTTACAAACATGGGAGAAATCCTGAAAGCAGCAGGCTGTGACTTCACGAATGTGATAAGAACAGCTGTTTTGCTGGCTGACATAAACGACTTCAATACTGTCAATGACATCTACAAGCAGTATTTCTAGAGTAGTTTTCCTGCAAGAGCTGCTTACCAGGTTGCTGCTTTGCCCAAAGGAGGCCGTGTTGAGATTGAAGCAGTAGCTGTCCAAGGACCTCTCGTGACAGCATCGCTCTAA